From one Rosa rugosa chromosome 4, drRosRugo1.1, whole genome shotgun sequence genomic stretch:
- the LOC133743906 gene encoding phosphatidylinositol N-acetylglucosaminyltransferase gpi3 subunit yields MASIIKPKKPISSSQSNLCTTLFFIVLFTIPVLFLLHTSTTSSICTSLSTHLNKPPFSGDLRAAEFSWNRLPFLQHRPNPPTSLKIAVFSRKWPIATTPGGMERHAHTLHTALSLLGHQVHVFTSPVKPQELISQQNLNLSPTSSPPYLHFHEGEPGYWRYNKAYEQFLEEDQKQKFDVVHSESVALPHWLARRLPNLAVSWHGIALESLHSNIFQDLTRKQGEPIDPAFNKSLQGVVPKVLNEIRFFHNYAHHVAISDSCGEMLRDVYQIPNQRVHVILNGVNEEDFGVDSKLGEEFRGGIGIPQNASLVFGVAGRLVKDKGHPILYEAFSELIAKHPNVYLIVAGSGPWEQRYKDLGPRVLVLGSMSPSKLHAFYNAIDVFVNPTLRPQGLDLTLMEAMMSGKPVMASRFPSIKGSIVVDDEFGFMFAPNVASLLEALELAVKEGSKRMSQRGKACRVYASSMFTARKMALAYERLFLCIKNDTFCNYPSAL; encoded by the coding sequence ATGGCCTCCATCATCAAACCCAAGAAACCCATTTCCTCTTCCCAATCAAATCTTTGCACCACCCTCTTCTTCATCGTCCTCTTCACCATCCCCGTCCTCTTTCTCCTCCACACCTCCACTACCTCTTCTATCTGCACTTCTCTCTCCACCCACCTCAACAAACCCCCCTTCTCCGGCGACCTCCGTGCCGCCGAGTTCTCCTGGAACCGCCTCCCCTTCCTCCAACACCGCCCTAATCCCCCAACCTCCCTCAAAATCGCGGTCTTCTCCCGGAAATGGCCCATCGCCACCACCCCCGGCGGCATGGAGCGCCACGCTCACACTCTCCACaccgctctctctctcctcggccACCAAGTTCACGTCTTCACCTCCCCAGTCAAACCGCAAGAGCTCATTAGTCAACAAAACCTCAACCTCAGCCCTACCTCCTCCCCGCCCTACCTCCACTTCCACGAAGGCGAGCCCGGCTACTGGAGATACAACAAGGCCTACGAGCAGTTCCTGGAAGAAGACCAGAAACAGAAGTTCGACGTGGTACACTCCGAAAGCGTGGCGCTTCCTCATTGGCTAGCTCGCCGCCTCCCCAACCTCGCCGTCTCCTGGCACGGCATAGCCCTCGAGAGCTTGCACTCCAACATCTTCCAGGACCTGACACGTAAGCAAGGCGAGCCTATAGACCCGGCCTTCAACAAAAGTTTACAAGGAGTAGTCCCAAAAGTCCTCAACGAGATCAGGTTCTTCCATAACTACGCCCATCACGTAGCTATTAGCGACAGTTGTGGAGAAATGCTTAGGGACGTGTACCAAATACCGAACCAGAGAGTCCATGTCATACTCAACGGCGTCAACGAAGAAGATTTTGGTGTGGATTCGAAGCTCGGGGAAGAATTTAGAGGTGGAATAGGAATACCCCAAAATGCTAGCTTGGTGTTTGGAGTGGCGGGTAGGTTAGTCAAGGACAAAGGCCATCCTATTCTGTATGAAGCTTTCTCTGAACTCATAGCCAAACATCCAAATGTGTATCTGATTGTGGCCGGTTCTGGACCATGGGAGCAGCGTTACAAGGATTTAGGTCCTCGTGTACTTGTTCTCGGCTCTATGAGTCCTTCTAAACTACATGCCTTCTACAATGCCATAGATGTTTTTGTGAACCCGACCCTTAGGCCGCAAGGTCTTGACCTGACCCTCATGGAGGCGATGATGAGTGGGAAGCCGGTGATGGCCTCAAGGTTTCCGAGTATTAAAGGAAGCATTGTCGTCGACGATGAGTTCGGGTTTATGTTTGCTCCGAACGTCGCGTCGTTGCTGGAGGCTTTGGAGTTGGCTGTGAAAGAAGGGTCGAAGAGGATGAGTCAACGAGGGAAGGCGTGTAGGGTGTACGCGAGTTCCATGTTTACTGCGAGGAAGATGGCATTGGCATACGAGAGGTTGTTTCTTTGTATAAAGAATGATACATTTTGTAACTATCCTTCAGCTCTATAG